A part of Onthophagus taurus isolate NC chromosome 7, IU_Otau_3.0, whole genome shotgun sequence genomic DNA contains:
- the LOC139430588 gene encoding histone H1-like: MTDVQQTEQIRVSSETENTTPVKNEAAGGGSSSDSSTKKKKSQRSKATHPPTSEMVNNAIKTLQERNGSSLQAIKKYMVSNYKVDAEKMAPFIKKFLKTAIAAGAIVQTKGKGASGSFKVASASAKKSGRAKTSSLKKKPAAAVSKTVKARAISTKKSSSAAKTKTTLVSGSPVVESKKKAAVKAKKSPTVGEKKVTNSATAAVKKTTTVRKAQSKAKKVTKGPTKKPKAPKPKTAKKVAGGAAQLKSSSTKKRSLPKRK, encoded by the coding sequence ATGACGGATGTACAACAAACGGAACAGATCCGCGTATCTTCCGAAACGGAAAACACTACACCCGTAAAAAACGAAGCTGCCGGCGGTGGTTCCTCCTCCGATTCGTCgacgaagaaaaagaaaagccAGCGATCAAAAGCCACCCATCCACCTACATCCGAAATGGTGAATAATGCGATTAAGACCCTTCAGGAACGCAACGGTTCGTCGCTTCAagctattaaaaagtacatggTTTCTAATTACAAAGTTGACGCTGAGAAGATGGCTccgtttattaagaaattccTGAAGACCGCCATCGCTGCAGGCGCTATTGTCCAAACTAAAGGTAAAGGTGCGTCAGGATCGTTTAAAGTGGCATCGGCCTCTGCAAAAAAGTCAGGCAGAGCAAAGACTTCCTCCCTTAAAAAGAAACCTGCCGCCGCCGTATCTAAAACGGTCAAAGCTCGAGCTATCTCTACGAAGAAATCCTCCTCAGCTGCGAAGACAAAAACAACGCTGGTATCCGGTTCCCCTGTTGTTGAAAGCAAAAAGAAGGCTGCGGTAAAAGCCAAAAAGTCGCCAACGGTCGGAGAAAAGAAAGTAACCAACTCTGCTACTGCCGCAGTCAAAAAAACCACCACGGTTAGAAAAGCACAATCAAAAGCTAAAAAAGTTACCAAGGGACCGACGAAAAAGCCGAAAGCGCCGAAACCTAAAACCGCCAAGAAAGTCGCTGGTGGTGCTGCACAATTGAAATCGTCGTCCACGAAAAAGAGAAGCTTACCAAAGAGAAAATGA
- the LOC139430545 gene encoding histone H3: MARTKQTARKSTGGKAPRKQLATKAARKSAPATGGVKKPHRYRPGTVALREIRRYQKSTELLIRKLPFQRLVREIAQDFKTDLRFQSSAVMALQEASEAYLVGLFEDTNLCAIHAKRVTIMPKDIQLARRIRGERA, translated from the coding sequence atggCTCGTACGAAACAAACTGCTCGAAAATCTACCGGAGGTAAAGCGCCACGTAAACAACTCGCAACTAAAGCGGCAAGGAAAAGCGCCCCCGCCACTGGTGGTGTCAAGAAACCGCATCGTTACAGACCTGGAACCGTAGCTCTTCGAGAAATTCGTCGTTACCAGAAAAGTACCGAACTTCTGATTAGAAAGTTGCCCTTCCAACGTTTGGTTAGAGAAATTGCCCAAGATTTCAAAACCGACTTGCGATTTCAAAGCAGCGCCGTTATGGCTTTGCAAGAGGCGAGCGAAGCTTACTTGGTCGGACTTTTCGAAGATACGAACTTGTGTGCAATTCATGCAAAACGAGTAACCATCATGCCGAAAGACATTCAGCTTGCTAGGCGCATTCGCGGCGAAAGAGCCTAA